One Thioclava electrotropha DNA segment encodes these proteins:
- a CDS encoding pyruvate dehydrogenase complex E1 component subunit beta, which yields MATKILMPALSPTMEEGTLAKWLKKEGDEISAGDIIAEIETDKATMEFEAVDEGTLGKILVAEGTSGVKVNDPIAVMLEEGEDASAAEEAEAPSTGSDAAESDESDEPAKAPAQAKSSDDDMPKPDTTPDWPEGTPMKTQTVREALRDAMAEEMRSDDTVFVMGEEVAEYQGAYKVTQGLLDEFGDRRVIDTPITEHGFAGLGVGAAFGGLRPIVEFMTFNFAMQAMDQIINSAAKTLYMSGGQMGAPMVFRGPNGAAARVAAQHSQDYGAWYAHVPGLKVVQPYSAADAKGLLKSAIRDPNPVIFLENEILYGRSFEVPDLEDFTIPFGKAKIWREGSDVTIVSWGIGMSHALEAADKLEKEGIDAEVIDLRTLRPVDYDTVLASVRKTNRCVTVEEGFPVASFGNHLSAVIMERAFDWLDAPVINCTGKDVPMPYAANLEKMALVTSDEVVDAVKKVTYR from the coding sequence ATGGCAACCAAGATTCTGATGCCCGCGCTCTCGCCCACGATGGAAGAGGGCACGCTGGCGAAATGGCTCAAGAAAGAGGGCGACGAGATTTCGGCCGGTGACATCATCGCCGAGATCGAGACCGACAAGGCCACGATGGAGTTCGAAGCGGTCGACGAAGGCACGCTGGGCAAAATCCTCGTCGCGGAAGGCACTTCCGGCGTGAAGGTCAACGACCCGATCGCGGTGATGCTGGAAGAAGGCGAAGATGCCTCCGCCGCGGAAGAGGCCGAAGCGCCGAGCACTGGCTCGGATGCGGCTGAAAGCGACGAGAGCGACGAACCCGCGAAGGCACCCGCTCAGGCGAAATCCTCGGACGACGACATGCCCAAGCCCGACACCACGCCGGATTGGCCCGAAGGCACGCCGATGAAGACGCAGACCGTCCGCGAGGCGCTGCGTGATGCGATGGCCGAGGAAATGCGTTCCGACGACACCGTCTTCGTGATGGGCGAGGAAGTCGCCGAATACCAAGGCGCCTACAAGGTCACGCAAGGGCTCTTGGACGAGTTCGGCGACCGCCGCGTGATCGACACGCCCATCACCGAGCATGGCTTCGCCGGTCTCGGCGTCGGTGCGGCCTTCGGCGGACTGCGCCCGATCGTCGAATTCATGACCTTCAACTTCGCCATGCAGGCGATGGATCAGATCATCAACTCGGCGGCGAAGACGCTGTATATGTCGGGCGGCCAGATGGGCGCACCGATGGTGTTCCGCGGCCCGAACGGCGCGGCAGCCCGCGTGGCGGCCCAGCACAGCCAGGATTACGGCGCATGGTATGCCCATGTTCCGGGCCTGAAAGTGGTGCAGCCCTACTCGGCAGCCGATGCGAAAGGCCTGCTGAAATCGGCGATCCGCGATCCAAACCCGGTGATCTTCCTCGAGAACGAGATCCTCTACGGGCGCTCGTTCGAGGTGCCGGATCTGGAGGACTTCACCATCCCCTTCGGCAAGGCGAAGATCTGGCGCGAAGGGTCGGATGTCACCATCGTCAGCTGGGGCATCGGCATGAGCCACGCGCTCGAAGCGGCGGACAAGCTCGAGAAAGAGGGCATCGACGCAGAAGTGATCGACCTGCGCACCCTGCGCCCGGTGGATTACGACACGGTGCTCGCCTCGGTGCGCAAGACCAACCGCTGCGTGACCGTCGAGGAAGGCTTCCCCGTGGCAAGCTTCGGCAATCACCTGTCGGCCGTGATCATGGAGCGCGCCTTCGACTGGCTCGACGCGCCGGTGATCAACTGCACCGGCAAGGACGTGCCCATGCCCTACGCGGCGAACCTCGAGAAAATGGCACTCGTGACCTCGGACGAGGTCGTCGATGCGGTCAAAAAAGTCACCTACCGGTAA
- the cysE gene encoding serine O-acetyltransferase, which yields MNKQMAKVTTVDPVWTQICDEARAAVRDEPLLGSLIHAGLLHHPTLERALAYRFSMKLASAEMSEQLLREIAEEAFAADPALGQAARADLVAVHERDPACHRLIQPLLFFKGFQALQSYRIAHWLFTNGRRDMAYFVQMRTSELFGVDIHPGAKIGRGIMMDHAHSIVIGETAVVGDNVSMLHSVTLGGTGKEDEERHPKIGNGVLIGAGAKVLGNIHVGDYSRIAAGSVVLEDVPCCKTVAGVPAKIVGEAGCDRPAREMDQLLHSK from the coding sequence ATGAACAAGCAGATGGCCAAGGTTACCACCGTCGATCCGGTCTGGACGCAGATTTGCGACGAGGCGCGGGCTGCGGTGCGTGACGAGCCGCTTCTGGGGTCTTTGATCCATGCCGGGCTCTTGCATCACCCGACGCTAGAACGGGCGCTGGCCTATCGTTTCTCGATGAAACTCGCCTCGGCGGAGATGAGCGAGCAGCTTCTGCGTGAGATCGCCGAGGAAGCCTTTGCCGCCGATCCCGCCTTGGGGCAGGCGGCGCGGGCCGATCTGGTGGCCGTGCATGAGCGCGACCCGGCCTGCCACCGGCTGATCCAGCCGCTGTTGTTCTTCAAGGGGTTTCAGGCGCTGCAAAGCTACCGGATCGCGCATTGGCTGTTCACGAATGGTCGCCGCGACATGGCTTATTTCGTGCAGATGCGCACCTCCGAGCTGTTCGGTGTGGACATTCATCCCGGCGCGAAGATCGGGCGCGGCATCATGATGGACCATGCCCATTCGATCGTGATCGGGGAAACGGCTGTGGTGGGCGACAATGTCTCGATGCTGCATTCGGTGACGCTTGGCGGGACCGGCAAGGAAGACGAAGAGCGTCACCCGAAGATCGGCAATGGCGTGCTGATCGGGGCGGGTGCGAAAGTGCTCGGGAATATCCATGTCGGCGATTACAGCCGGATCGCGGCGGGCTCGGTGGTGTTGGAAGACGTGCCCTGCTGCAAGACCGTCGCCGGGGTGCCCGCGAAGATCGTGGGCGAGGCGGGCTGCGACCGTCCCGCGCGCGAGATGGATCAGCTTTTGCACAGCAAGTGA
- a CDS encoding gene transfer agent family protein → MANPWAGEVELVLNGQRHVAKLTLGALAELEAEIGETDGMIALVERFEAGRFSSRDVLAVIVAGLRGGGWQGCAGDLRSVEIGGGPLGAARKAAELLARAFALPGEGTA, encoded by the coding sequence ATGGCGAACCCGTGGGCAGGCGAGGTCGAGCTGGTGCTGAACGGGCAGCGGCATGTGGCGAAACTGACGTTGGGCGCGCTGGCGGAACTGGAGGCCGAGATCGGCGAGACGGACGGGATGATCGCGTTGGTCGAGCGGTTCGAGGCGGGGAGGTTCTCGAGCCGCGATGTTCTGGCGGTGATCGTCGCGGGGCTGCGCGGTGGTGGCTGGCAGGGCTGTGCGGGCGATCTGCGGAGCGTTGAGATCGGCGGCGGCCCGTTGGGGGCTGCGCGCAAGGCGGCGGAGCTGCTGGCGCGGGCCTTCGCATTGCCCGGAGAGGGAACGGCGTGA
- a CDS encoding C40 family peptidase, with translation MTAEVRAAHAVEIARGWIGTPYLHQGSHQGVGCDCLGLLRAIWRALYGCEPDAVPVYTPDWGEAGRDEAFERGLRAQMAQWDGVARSGDVLLFRMRAGAVAKHLGIAGEVGQGPTFIHAYAGHGVLESPLSLPWRRRIVARFQFR, from the coding sequence GTGACGGCTGAGGTCCGGGCGGCGCATGCGGTGGAGATCGCGCGGGGCTGGATCGGCACGCCCTACCTGCATCAGGGCTCGCATCAGGGGGTGGGCTGCGATTGTCTGGGCCTTCTGCGGGCGATCTGGCGCGCGCTTTATGGCTGCGAGCCCGATGCCGTGCCGGTCTACACACCCGACTGGGGCGAGGCGGGGCGCGACGAGGCGTTCGAGCGCGGTCTGCGGGCACAGATGGCGCAGTGGGACGGGGTCGCGCGGTCCGGGGATGTGCTGCTGTTTCGGATGCGCGCGGGCGCTGTCGCCAAGCATCTGGGGATTGCGGGCGAGGTCGGTCAGGGGCCGACATTCATTCATGCCTATGCCGGGCATGGGGTGCTCGAGAGCCCGCTGAGCCTGCCATGGCGGCGGCGCATTGTGGCGCGTTTTCAATTTCGATGA
- a CDS encoding DUF2460 domain-containing protein yields MAFHEVRFPANLSFGSVGGPERRTEIVTLTNGFEERNSPWAHSRRRYDAGVGLRSLDDVERLLAFFEARGGQLHGFRWKDWADFKSCAPSQAEGYEDQLIGHGDGVNRVFQLSKLYASGGAEYRRPITKPVAGSVKLGVQGGYQAEAADWAVDLATGQVTFVDPPAEGAPITAGFEFDVPVRFDTDAVQVSVQSFQAGDMPQVPVVEVRI; encoded by the coding sequence ATGGCATTTCACGAGGTGAGATTTCCCGCGAATCTGAGCTTTGGCTCGGTTGGCGGGCCGGAGCGGCGCACGGAGATCGTGACGCTGACCAACGGGTTCGAGGAGCGCAACAGCCCCTGGGCGCATTCGCGCAGACGCTATGATGCGGGGGTCGGGTTGCGCTCGCTCGATGATGTGGAGCGGCTGCTGGCCTTCTTTGAGGCGCGCGGTGGGCAGCTGCACGGGTTTCGCTGGAAGGACTGGGCGGATTTCAAAAGCTGCGCGCCCTCTCAGGCCGAGGGCTACGAGGACCAGCTGATCGGGCATGGCGACGGTGTGAACCGGGTGTTTCAGCTCTCGAAGCTCTATGCCTCGGGCGGGGCGGAGTATCGCCGCCCGATCACCAAGCCGGTTGCGGGCTCGGTGAAGCTGGGTGTTCAGGGTGGCTATCAGGCGGAGGCCGCGGATTGGGCGGTCGATCTGGCGACGGGGCAGGTGACGTTCGTCGATCCACCCGCCGAAGGGGCGCCGATCACCGCAGGGTTCGAGTTCGACGTGCCGGTGCGCTTCGACACGGATGCGGTGCAGGTGTCGGTGCAGAGTTTTCAGGCGGGTGACATGCCGCAGGTTCCGGTCGTGGAGGTGCGGATATGA
- a CDS encoding phage tail tape measure protein: protein MIDTDDLDGLGAQAVELERALGGASAMAEVFNQELSAMRESLTFTGREVGTLSNAFGRHLRSAFDGVVFDGLRLSDALRQVARSMADSVYNVAMKPVQQAVGGAVANGLNGLVSGMFPFADGGAFSQGRVMPFAKGGVVSSPTSFAMRGATGLMGEAGPEAIMPLARGADGRLGVAAQGGGRAVNVVMNVTTPDVAGFQRSSSQIAAQVSRALARGERNR from the coding sequence ATGATAGATACGGATGATCTGGATGGGCTGGGCGCGCAGGCGGTCGAGCTGGAGCGCGCGCTTGGCGGGGCCAGCGCGATGGCGGAGGTGTTCAATCAGGAGCTTTCCGCGATGCGCGAAAGCCTGACCTTTACCGGGCGCGAGGTCGGCACGTTGAGCAACGCCTTCGGGCGGCATCTTCGCAGCGCTTTCGACGGGGTCGTGTTCGACGGTTTGCGGCTGTCGGATGCGCTGCGGCAGGTCGCGCGCAGCATGGCCGACAGCGTCTATAACGTCGCGATGAAGCCGGTGCAGCAAGCGGTCGGTGGGGCGGTCGCGAACGGCTTGAACGGGTTGGTGAGCGGGATGTTTCCCTTCGCCGATGGCGGGGCGTTTTCTCAGGGGCGTGTGATGCCCTTCGCCAAGGGCGGCGTGGTGTCGAGCCCGACCAGTTTCGCGATGCGGGGCGCGACCGGGCTGATGGGCGAGGCGGGACCGGAGGCGATCATGCCGCTGGCTCGCGGAGCCGATGGGCGGCTGGGCGTGGCGGCGCAGGGCGGCGGCCGCGCGGTCAATGTGGTGATGAATGTCACGACGCCGGATGTCGCCGGGTTCCAGCGCTCGTCGAGCCAGATCGCGGCGCAGGTCAGCCGGGCGCTGGCGCGTGGCGAGCGCAACCGCTGA
- a CDS encoding rcc01693 family protein, whose product MSGLDWPGLMRAGLQELRLRPAEFWALSPAELALMLGAGGPIARPMGRARLDELLARFPDAPTRIEGRK is encoded by the coding sequence GTGAGCGGGCTCGACTGGCCGGGGCTGATGCGGGCGGGCTTGCAGGAGTTGCGGCTGCGACCGGCGGAGTTCTGGGCGCTGAGCCCGGCGGAGCTGGCGCTGATGCTGGGCGCGGGCGGGCCGATCGCGCGGCCGATGGGACGCGCGCGGCTCGATGAATTGCTGGCGCGGTTTCCCGATGCGCCGACGAGGATTGAGGGACGGAAATGA
- a CDS encoding pyruvate dehydrogenase complex dihydrolipoamide acetyltransferase: protein MATQILMPALSPTMEEGTLAKWLVKEGDEVSSGDIIAEIETDKATMEFEAVDEGVIGKILVSEGTSGVKVNDPIAVLLEEGEDASAVDEAESPVPGEAQAEAAEDAKETKDADNAPAEKSGAKSAPSAAPKTEKAPAAPQDADGKRVFASPLARRIAADKGVDLSALKGSGPKGRIVKADVEAAEGGKAAPAKADAPKAEAAAPAPAAPTVSSSAIAKMYEGRDYEEIELNGMRKTIAARLTEAKQTIPHFYLRRSVKLDALMKFRSQLNKQLEGRGVKLSVNDFIIKACALALQSVPDANAVWAGDKVFKLKPSDVAVAVAIEGGLFTPVLKDAEMKSLSTLSAEMKDLAARARDRKLAPHEYQGGSFAISNLGMFGIENFDAVINPPHGAILAVGAGIKQPVVNDEGEIEVATVMSMTLSVDHRVIDGALGAELMKAICENLENPMLMLA, encoded by the coding sequence ATGGCAACCCAGATTTTGATGCCCGCCCTGTCGCCCACGATGGAGGAAGGCACGCTCGCGAAATGGCTCGTGAAAGAGGGGGACGAAGTCTCCTCTGGCGACATCATCGCGGAGATCGAGACCGACAAGGCCACGATGGAATTCGAGGCCGTGGATGAAGGCGTGATCGGCAAGATCCTCGTCTCGGAAGGCACCTCCGGCGTGAAGGTCAACGACCCGATCGCCGTGCTGCTGGAAGAGGGCGAGGATGCAAGCGCCGTGGACGAGGCCGAGAGCCCCGTTCCCGGGGAAGCACAAGCCGAAGCCGCTGAGGATGCGAAAGAGACCAAGGACGCCGACAACGCGCCCGCCGAAAAGAGCGGCGCGAAGTCGGCCCCGAGCGCCGCGCCGAAGACCGAGAAAGCGCCCGCCGCCCCGCAGGATGCGGATGGCAAGCGCGTCTTCGCCTCGCCGCTCGCACGCCGTATCGCCGCCGACAAGGGCGTCGATCTGTCCGCGCTCAAGGGCTCGGGTCCGAAAGGTCGCATCGTGAAGGCCGATGTCGAAGCCGCTGAAGGTGGCAAGGCAGCCCCGGCCAAGGCGGACGCGCCGAAAGCGGAGGCCGCGGCCCCTGCCCCGGCAGCACCGACCGTCTCCTCCTCGGCCATCGCCAAGATGTATGAGGGTCGCGATTACGAGGAGATCGAGCTCAACGGGATGCGCAAGACCATCGCCGCGCGTCTCACCGAGGCCAAGCAGACGATCCCGCATTTCTACCTGCGCCGCTCCGTCAAACTCGACGCGCTGATGAAATTCCGCTCGCAGCTCAACAAGCAGCTCGAGGGGCGCGGCGTGAAGTTGTCGGTCAACGACTTCATCATCAAGGCCTGCGCGCTGGCGCTGCAATCGGTGCCGGATGCGAATGCCGTCTGGGCCGGTGACAAGGTGTTTAAGCTGAAGCCCTCGGACGTGGCCGTCGCGGTCGCAATCGAAGGCGGGCTGTTCACGCCGGTGCTGAAGGATGCGGAGATGAAGTCGCTCTCGACGCTGTCTGCGGAGATGAAAGACCTCGCCGCCCGTGCCCGCGACCGCAAGCTCGCGCCGCATGAATATCAGGGCGGCAGCTTCGCGATCTCCAATCTCGGCATGTTCGGGATCGAGAATTTCGACGCGGTCATCAACCCGCCCCACGGCGCGATCCTCGCCGTCGGCGCGGGCATCAAGCAGCCGGTCGTGAATGACGAGGGCGAGATCGAAGTGGCGACCGTCATGTCCATGACGCTCTCAGTCGATCACCGCGTGATCGACGGCGCGCTCGGCGCTGAGCTGATGAAGGCGATCTGCGAGAACCTCGAGAACCCGATGCTGATGCTGGCCTGA
- a CDS encoding DUF7742 family protein, which translates to MRAVLDGDLMALARAVMLWPDARRMDRLHRLLDRVHAADLYCKRFRRAHPHWGNGSVLSMALGLPRAKAGPGDPGYLRALGCVCAGMAAWRLTRQPLKRNDKTPLPLFAGKPMC; encoded by the coding sequence ATGCGCGCGGTGCTGGACGGCGATCTGATGGCACTGGCGCGGGCGGTGATGCTCTGGCCCGATGCGCGGCGCATGGACCGGCTTCACCGGCTCCTCGACCGGGTTCATGCGGCGGACCTCTATTGCAAGCGATTCCGCCGCGCGCATCCGCACTGGGGTAACGGCTCGGTCCTGAGCATGGCGCTGGGCCTGCCGCGGGCGAAAGCCGGGCCGGGCGATCCGGGCTACCTGCGCGCGCTGGGCTGTGTCTGTGCGGGGATGGCCGCGTGGCGCTTGACGCGACAGCCCCTTAAGCGAAATGACAAAACGCCCCTTCCTCTATTCGCCGGGAAGCCTATGTGTTAA
- a CDS encoding DUF4174 domain-containing protein: protein MKPIWMTGLAALLVCAPMGLSSASASSELQTLPADQSDLAPYRWDRRVVLIFANSEADPQFRAARKMVTAQADGVAERDITVLADTAPNAGGALRDKLGVDGFRMLLIGKDGGVKMDRAEPIPVETLFATIDAMPMRQREMRAD from the coding sequence ATGAAACCGATTTGGATGACCGGGCTCGCGGCCCTTCTCGTTTGCGCGCCGATGGGGCTTTCCAGCGCCAGCGCGAGCAGCGAACTGCAGACGCTGCCAGCCGATCAGAGCGATCTCGCGCCTTATCGCTGGGATCGCCGCGTGGTGCTGATATTTGCCAATTCGGAGGCCGATCCGCAGTTTCGCGCGGCGCGCAAGATGGTGACCGCGCAAGCGGATGGTGTCGCCGAGCGCGACATCACCGTGCTGGCCGATACCGCGCCGAACGCGGGCGGCGCGTTGCGCGACAAGCTCGGGGTCGACGGATTCCGGATGCTGCTGATCGGCAAGGATGGCGGTGTGAAGATGGACCGCGCCGAGCCGATCCCGGTTGAGACGCTGTTCGCCACCATCGACGCGATGCCGATGCGCCAGCGCGAGATGCGAGCCGACTGA
- a CDS encoding phage major tail protein, TP901-1 family, which produces MAAQNGKDLLIKLDLNGVQTFETIAGLRATRITFNAETVDVTSLESEGRWRELLGGAGVRSAAISGSGVFKDAGTDERARQVFFDGEVPQFQVVIPDFGIVQGPFMITSIDYAGSHDGEANYEIAMASAGALSFTAI; this is translated from the coding sequence ATGGCGGCGCAAAACGGCAAGGATCTTCTGATCAAACTGGACCTGAACGGGGTCCAGACCTTCGAGACCATCGCGGGGCTGCGCGCCACGCGGATCACTTTCAACGCCGAGACGGTCGATGTGACCTCGCTGGAAAGCGAAGGGCGCTGGCGCGAATTGCTGGGCGGTGCGGGTGTGCGCTCGGCTGCGATCTCGGGCTCTGGCGTGTTCAAGGATGCGGGCACGGACGAGCGTGCGCGGCAGGTCTTCTTCGATGGCGAGGTACCGCAGTTTCAGGTGGTCATCCCGGATTTCGGCATCGTGCAGGGGCCGTTCATGATCACCTCGATCGACTATGCGGGTAGCCATGATGGCGAGGCCAATTACGAGATCGCAATGGCCTCGGCGGGTGCGCTGAGCTTCACGGCGATCTGA
- a CDS encoding DUF2163 domain-containing protein, whose product MSGYPEALRAHLESGATTIARAWAVARRDGVVLGFTDHDGGLAFDGIAFEPESGMTAKAVAQGTGLAVDNSEVYGALSSEAISEADILAGRYDGAEVRAWIVNWADVDQRALLFRGSLGEIARGAGAFTAELRGLSEALGAEKGRIYHPRCSAVLGDGACRFDTGQLGYFHEGPVYFVEGSVVFGFETLGGFGERWFEKGRFRVISGAAAGLVGVIKVDRVRDAGREIELWARIGADVAVGDVVRLEAGCDKRAETCKGKFANFLNFRGFPHIPGVDWLTSYPVQGGGNTGGSLFK is encoded by the coding sequence ATGAGCGGCTACCCGGAGGCGCTTCGGGCGCATCTTGAGAGCGGGGCTACGACGATTGCGCGGGCCTGGGCGGTTGCGCGGCGCGATGGCGTGGTGCTGGGGTTCACCGATCACGATGGCGGGCTGGCCTTCGACGGGATCGCGTTCGAACCCGAGAGCGGCATGACCGCGAAGGCGGTGGCGCAGGGCACGGGGCTGGCGGTCGACAATTCCGAGGTCTATGGCGCGCTGAGTTCGGAGGCGATCTCGGAGGCGGATATTCTGGCCGGGCGCTATGACGGGGCCGAGGTGCGCGCGTGGATCGTGAATTGGGCTGATGTCGATCAGCGGGCGCTGTTGTTTCGCGGGTCTCTGGGCGAGATCGCGCGCGGGGCCGGGGCGTTTACGGCAGAGCTGCGGGGCTTGAGCGAGGCATTGGGCGCCGAGAAGGGCCGGATTTATCATCCGCGCTGTTCGGCGGTGCTGGGGGATGGCGCTTGCCGCTTCGATACCGGGCAGCTGGGCTATTTCCACGAGGGGCCGGTGTATTTTGTCGAAGGCTCGGTGGTGTTCGGGTTCGAGACCCTGGGTGGCTTTGGCGAGCGTTGGTTCGAGAAGGGGCGGTTCCGGGTGATCTCGGGGGCGGCTGCGGGGCTTGTGGGCGTAATCAAGGTGGACCGGGTGCGCGATGCGGGGCGCGAGATCGAGCTGTGGGCGCGGATTGGCGCGGATGTGGCCGTCGGCGATGTGGTGCGCCTTGAGGCCGGCTGCGACAAGCGGGCCGAGACCTGTAAGGGAAAATTCGCCAACTTTCTGAATTTCCGCGGCTTTCCACACATTCCCGGAGTGGATTGGTTGACGTCCTACCCGGTGCAGGGCGGCGGCAATACGGGCGGGAGCCTGTTCAAGTGA